Genomic window (Plectropomus leopardus isolate mb unplaced genomic scaffold, YSFRI_Pleo_2.0 unplaced_scaffold86958, whole genome shotgun sequence):
AAACTATCCCATAACAGcatccagacacacacacacacacgcacacacacactggtgctgTGGTGACATCACCCCGTGCTCGTTGCTGACCTGCTGGTTTCCGTGTTGTCAGGATCAGATCCCGGCTGCTCTACATCGACACTGAGCGACGCCATGGCGCTGACGGTTTCTGCCTCGTCCTTCTCTGATTGGCCCTGAGCCCCCGAGGGGCCGTCCAGTAGCGAGTGTCCACTTGTCTGAGACAAACTCTGGAGACACGGCCAGTGTTTACCTGGAGGGACGGAGACACGGAGGGTGAAGACGGGCTGCAGCtcatcagagtgtgtgtgtgtgtgtgtgtgtgtgtgtctttcttacTCTGGATCTCGATGACTCTCTCCAGCGAGGCCCACGCTTTGGGACACGGCTTCTCCTGAGGCCACTggaccacagagacacact
Coding sequences:
- the LOC121940441 gene encoding histone deacetylase 5-like yields the protein CVSVVQWPQEKPCPKAWASLERVIEIQSKHWPCLQSLSQTSGHSLLDGPSGAQGQSEKDEAETVSAMASLSVDVEQPGSDPDNTETS